The nucleotide sequence aaagacagagattgccagtgcatcatagatatgccttaacATGGCTTTTCACAatagaaatcctgcatagtatgcgtTTAACAGTAGACATTATTTAAACGTTACCATGTTACCTGTCATCTAAacctaaatataaatatatatatatatatatatatatatatataatcatttaaaaacagtaagATCCCTTATAAATTTAACATCACTTATCATAACTTAGAGATCAGTTACACCTGTTAGTGATTACATTATTTCTTGGAAGAATTCATGTTGATTCAAAATAGCAggtagaaaaatgaaaaaagaggaatgaaaaaaaaaacaatcatggAGAATTTTGGATTATATGTTATTGTGTTTGCAAAGTTTTTCATCAATAAGACAGCTGAATGACGATGTTTCTGCTATTTACATATGCAACATATCATAGCTAACATAGCAACCATACCTGTTGCTATAATCCAGGAACATTCCCGAGGGCAGCCTCCAGACAGCACCATGTTGTGAAGTAGTGAACCCTGAGCAGTGCAGATACAAGGTGGAGCCATAAATTGCAGTAATTCCCTGTTGCTGAGGCAGAGGTTCTTCGGTGCTGGCCTTATCCTGTTTTACTTCCAGTTTTACCACTCTCTTGGTTACACCTGCTTGGTTGGTGGCAGAACATTGATATGTTCCCGAGTCTGTCAGTGAAATGTTTCTCACAAGAAGTGTCCCATTGGAAAAGACAGAGACCCTACCCCTGATGAATGGGAAAGCTTTGCTTTTCTCCTCATCAGGGATGATCCACTCAATCGTGGGCTTAGGTTCCCCTTTTGCTGTGCAGTGGATGTACGCATTGGTCCCGGTGCGCAATACAATATCTTCAGTGGCTTCTTCATTGATAGTAGGTGATGAAGCTACTGCATGGATGTGATAGGTTAGCGTGTCTGCACCAGCCGTGCTGCTGGCAATGCATTTATACTGGCCTTTACTTGATAAGTTAGCTGCTTCAATCCTTAGCGTGCCATTGGTCAGAACTGAGACTGTGTCATCCAGAAGGCCTCTGCCCCATATGGTTTTCCCATTCGGAAGGATCCAGGAGATTTGTGCTTGTGGCTTGCCCTCTGCCACACAATCCAAGTTTATAGGATGTCCTAAATGCACCAACATATATGTTGATTTTGGTGGCACAATTTTGGGAGGCTGGGTTATCACCAAAAGGGTGATGACCTGTTGATCTGACCCGAAAGCATTCTTTGCTGTGCAAATGTACTGCCCTTTGTCCTGcagctgaacattttttatgaCTAAAGTGCCATTACTCAGAACTTTGAATCGTTCCCCATTCTTTGTGCTTGCTTCAATCGATGCAcctgtttggaaaaaaaaaaaacagtaggaAAATAGATGGGTTTCAAATTTGTCACATTTTTAGTATGCATGTGTAAGTGCATTTAATATGCAGTAGCATACAGTAACACTAAACAGTATGATATTACTTGCAATCAAATGCAGACTTTAAAAGCAATTTCATGGAACGTTACTCCATTATGGTGTACTACAGTCAACAAACTTTTACTACAATTCTGTTTAAAGAACTTCTATGACATAATCGTCAGCCAGTCTTGTTGGGAATACACATAATTTCCCACACTAATATACCGCTTTCATAAAAGCATTGAACTTTTGACCTAACAATGTATTATTTCCAAAATCATATTGGTTCCTACCTCTAGTCCAGGAGAGGGTGGGCCTTGGCACTCCCGACCACTCACAGGGCAGAGACACATCTGTCTCTATGAAGGCTGACAGACTGTCAGTGTTAAGTGAAGAAATCTTTGGCTTCATTCCACTCTCCATTAACCTTGGAGAGGGTGGaatgttatttaatttctgttgtcCCTGATGGCTGTAGTGCCTTTGGCTATCATACTGGATTGCAGAGTGTGTCTGATTTGTAGCTAACAGAGAATATGCCTGGGTCACAGCGCTGTTGTACAGTGCGGTAGGGGCTGGCTGGGGCTGTGGGTTAAGGAACTTCATATTTGGTTCAGTTGTTATAATCTTCCTCGCTTGTGAAAGACGGTAGACATCAAGTTTATGTTGTCTGTATCTGTTTCTGAGCCTGGAAAACCATGCAAAGTCTTTAATCTTGCTGAGTGCTCCAGTATTAGGAGGCTGAAAGGTTGGAGGTGTTGGTGTTCTTCCTTTGGGGGATACTGATCTTGCAGAGAGGAGAAATATATTGCTTGGGAGAACTGTGATTCCTTGGGGGACAGTGACCCCGGCATCTTGACCTTCTGGAGAAAGGTTATTCCAGTATCTCTTTGGGAAGGAAGTGTGCTCCTGTGAACTTTCAAAGGAAGACCATCTGGGGACATGTTTGGGATGGGGCCAGTCAGTTGGTGGGACGGTAACCTTCCCCTGGATGTGCCGTTGCAAGACCCAGGGGTGACCTGCTTTGACTTCAGAAGATACGGAGCTCTCCAGTACAGATTTTAAGGAGTcttcatttgatttgtttgctCTCAGCTTTTCCCTCGccagataaaaaaaatctccacTTGAGCTTGTGCTGGAATCCTTTGAAATAGTTTCTTTTTCTGTACTTGATGAATATTCAGAGGTTTGATTCGGAAATGTCACTGCTGGAGGTGGGGTCACATTCACTAACAAGCTCACTGTAGTAGTCACGGATGATGACTCAGTGGCAATGGGTACTGGGCGTCCCATGACTCTGCTGTGATTAAATCGAGGCATGTAATCTGCTGTTGATTTCCTATCTGCATTGCCAAAAGGCCGAAGGAGCTGCTTGTCATGTTGTTCACGTCCTTCGGCAATATGAAGCCTGTTTTTTATAAGACCTGTTATTTCTGTAGATAGTTGATGTTTTGCAGAACCCTGAAATGCATTAGTATATGGCCTAGATCGTGTGTTAGAATTATAAGTTTTGTCCATGTACTTTTCTGTATGTGATGTGGGGttgatgtgaatgtgaatgggTTTCCCAGTAACAGGCCAAAGATTTGCTTCTGATGTTACAATATATTGTTTACTTGCGCTATCAATGATATTGGATCCTCCAGGCAGTTCTGCATTATCAGTGTAGATGATATTTGTCTCCAGCACTTGAGATTTTACACTATCCCATGATGCAGAAGGCTTGTTCTCTTGTGTTCCTGTTGAAATGAGACTGTTGGCATCCTGTGCAGACTTTATTCTGTTGTGCGGAGGGAGAGAAGACTTTTGAGAGAAACGGCCGGGTTGAATCCTGCGCTGAAGTGGTCTCCTTCGCCTGTAGTGGGGCCGTCGCCTGGGCGTCGCATGACTTTTTCCCATATAGCTAACTGTGACAGAGGCTGGACTAACcgaagacattttaaaaacatctgaTTCTCCGCTGCCTTGGTAAATAGTAGTTGCTTGGTGTTTAGGGGTCTCTATCATGTATGGCATTGAGCTTTTGGCAGGCATTGTGGTCGTGGTAGTCCTGTCTGCTGCAGTTGTAAAAGTTGCTGTTGTGTGAGTATAAGTGGCAGTTATGTGCTGTGGAGTTTGCAGGACGACTGGAGCCTTTGATCTGAATCTTGCTCGGTTCTGAGTCCAATGGCTAAAGCTGTTAATTTTCCTTGCGCTGTCAATAACCTTTTCATCACTGTCCTGATACAAGGGTACCCAAGAGCTATCATGCCCATCCAAAACGTGAGAGCATTCTGTTTCTGGACATCCTGACCCCTCATCCACAATCCTCTTGCCTGTTTCAGAAGTGCCACCTTTCTTTGGTTTCCTGCTTGTTCCACCAGCACTCAGTTGTTCAGGATTTATCTTACCCCTGATCACTACCCTATGAGACAGCATATCCACCCCATAGAGATTGACAGCCAAACAGCTATATATCCCATCATCCTTATATGTGGCATTTATAATAACTAAGCTCCCATTAGATAACATTTTGATTCTACCTTCTGGAGATGATGGCCACAAGATTGTATTTGTTGGTAGGTACCAAGCCATGTCACTGGGCTCAACTGAAGACATGGAACAGGGGAGAGTGACCGATTCCCCACTATCCAATGATATTTCCTTGCCATTTATGTGATCAGGGCTAAGCACCCTCTCTCTTACAAATACCCTAAAGGACACTATATCCACATCAGCCTCAGAACGCACCAGGCAGTGATACAGCCCAGAGTCAGATGGGCTCACTTTGTGTATAACCAGTTTGTCTTCTTCAGAAATCACAATTCTAGCATGAGCTGTGGTCAAAGTGGATAAATCAGGGAGCATCCATTCAACAGATGCTTGTCCAAAACTTGACACTTTACAATCCAGACTGACATCAGAACCTTCCAGAACAGTATGTACCTTCCCTGGTGCCCCTCTATGGACAAAAGCCCAGTTGTATTTGGTGACCCTTTGCCTATCCCATATGCTTATTTGCTTTGAAATAAACGTAGAGAAGTTCAGGACGAGAGTTTTACTTGTAGTTTTACGCCTGTTCAATTGAAGTGTTACAAGAGGCTGTAACAGCCATGTTGGCTCAGCTGATAAATATCCTTTGAGATCTGTAAAGTATGGAGAGTCCTCACTGGCTACCTGAGAATACTGAAAAGTGGTTCTTGAAGCATTTTCTTGCCTAAGGCCCTGCTTGAGGATGGCTGGTCTCTCATAATAATAGGCAACCAGTCTCCACAGTTGCTGAAGATCATCTCTGTTAATCTCGCACTCCAGAAAGCTCATCAATGTCACATTGAGTGCCACCTGACTTGGAGACTTCAGATTTTGCCAGCTCATGGTAGATCCCTCGGCCTGATGCTTCACAACACAGTCGACATATGCCATGTTACTGTGGCTGTCAGACAGCATTAAGGTGAGATGACCCAATGGAGGCTCCAGGTCTTTGATGTATGGGATGTCAGAGTCAGTGTCCAGCCAGACGTTGCTCTCTCTTAGCTTCAGTGGAGAGTTTAAAGTCGGTCTGTCGCAGGAGAGCTCAGAAGTTGCCAGCTGGAAGACCTGATTGTTATTTAGGGACTGAGGTGAGGAACACATGGCACAGTTCACACTTGTGCCaatctctccttcctttctgcATTTAATCACCCCTGtgaagagggaagagaaagaattagagagcaagagagagggggtgcCAGTTATTTATTAATCTGAATGGTGATTGGTTTCCTTAATGATCTTTAGTCTTTAAACTTGGAATATTCTTAAATCTTCAGATTTCTACAGTTATTAACATTTATCAGGGATAATTTCACGCGGCTAATGAATCATGTTTATGATAAGTAAATTTACACTTCTAATTTGTAGTTCTACTTGTAACTAGAATTTGATGTCTTAATCAATGGTATCTGgtcattttcaataaatctTCAAATGAAGAAAGCTGACTAATTGCTTGCAGTGTTTGTAACATGAATACCATCGGGATTCTCAAGCATATAAAAgtacaataaaacaattcatgAACATTCCTACCCTTATTCTTGGTATTCCACAGTAAAAGCCATTGTAGATTGCAATCACATGCCCAGGGGTTGCCATGAACAGTCAGTGCTTCCAGCTTATTCAGATTCTGTAAGGTACCTGGGAGCAGATACCCCAACTGATTGTCTGACAGGTAGAGGTAGCGAAGGCTAGAACCCCAGAAACTCCCCAGAAAGGACAGGGTGACAAAGGTGCGGGCGTGCAGGTCTCTCAGCTGGTTGCCTTCTAGGTTTAACAGTGCGAGGGATGTCAGCCCGCTGAATGAAAATGGTTCGATGAACTCAATGCTGTTGTGATCCAAGTGGAGGCGCACCAAGCTTGACAGGCCTTCAAAGATACCACGGGTGATGTTTCTCAGCTTGTTGTGACTTAACTTCAAAATCTACGGAAGACACCAGCAGTCAATGTATGTAAATACTGTTAAGGTGGCAGAGAAGAGAACTAGACATTAATCTCCTGTCTTGTTTTGAACAAGTCTTTTCAGAATGTTTGCAagaggcacacatgcacagcaatATTTGTGTCCTCCAATATCATGTCTGAGTCTAAtgagaagctgtgtgtcagCGGTGAATACAGTCACAGTTACACTGTTGgttgcacacaaatgcatgtgcaTTCAGCAGTCCCTAACTGTGCTTGACCTTCGTAAATTTGATATTCTCAAAGCTAAGTGCAAACAACCTGTGTTTCCATTAAGTTCATGatactacatttccaaaaggaAAGCCAGCTTAGGTACGTCTAATGGAAAAAGAATCAGTGATGAAGAGAGCATCAGATGGCAGATGGAGTCAGCATCACATAAACCTCTTAAATGACAAAAGTATTTACGTGTGCAGGTACCAACACACATGTTTCAGGTTAAGAGAAGACCCAATTCCCAAGTCATACCCACAGGGAGCGCAGGTTGTAAAAGGCTCGTAGGGGCAGTGACTGGATGTCGTTTCCATGAAGCATTAACATTCCCAGACTCCTGAGTCCTGTGAACTCTGAGCCATTCAGTGTCTGTATATGGTTGAAGCTGCAGAAGGAAAACAAAGTAAGGTTTCTCCAGACATGGTATGAAATGACAAGAAATGACAGACAACACAATTTGTAATGCAGATGAGATTCAGAAGCCTATGCAATGCCCTTCAAAGATTAGATAATGTCCTTAgtgtcatgcacacacattgcaTCAGACATTTTCCAGAGCTCTTCTTCCTTTTAACAACACAACTTTACGGTTTAGTCACGTGGGAATTTGAAGCTTATAAGTTATCTTTTAGACATTTATGGGACACCAAGCTAAATGGTAACttttaatgtattaaaaatcGAATTGATGGAAAATGGACACACAAGGTCTTTGCATGACACACAGATTAAGTTTGAATAGCTGTACAAAAGGACCTGTTATAGGTgcatcaaaacaaaacatttgtatcTTTGTAATGGGTTCAGGCCTGTTACTGCTTATGCACATTATTCCCACATTTTTCATAGATAAACATGATAAGTTAATGTAAAACCAGGTGCCACATGGTGAGATAGGTGTGAGCACGCAGCCTACCCTAGGTTGAGATGTTTGGTGTCCCTGGGTATGCTAGGCGGAACGGAGGTGAGGTGGCTGAAGGTGCAGAGCACCTCTCGAGGGGCAGAGCAGCTGCAGGACCTGGGGCAGGCTCGTGTCATGAGGGGCAAAGCCAGAAGCAGCGGCAGCAATGCCACAGCCCGGAGATGAGAGGTGCCAATGACCACCATCTCTCTAAGACAACAGAAGGATGGTTTCACTGTATTCGGCGATTCACAGGTCCACCATTGAACTGGGAAACCAAAAGCAGTCAATGGTTTTAGAAATGAGAAACAACCACATTACTTCTGAATAAATTATATCCTTAACGAAATATGTGCTGTGTAAGTTTTTGTCTGAACACACAATGTGCACATTGGAAAAGTATTTTAACTTTCATACCACAAATGAAACcatttaaacagaattttaaaagaattttaTGAAATTGACTGCAGACTATGTTTAATTGAACGTTGGTAGCCCTAGTCTGATTCATTTAAGCAGAAACAAGCTATTGTCTTGAGATTGGACTTTAGGTCAGCATGGCAGAAAGTGCGTCCACAGAGAAACTGTATTAGAAAGGACAGCAAGCAGGGAACCAGGTACAATatcctattttttaaattgctctaCACAGCAATCCTGTACTATCTCTTGTGATAGTTTGAAGTCCTACTCCATGCAGTTGCCTAGTGCAAAGTCAGTGTACCAGAAGTTTTGCCTTTTATCTGTTGTTAAGTGCTCTGCTCTGTCCTGTTATCTGTGGCTACTCATCACTGCTGTCCCATAGACCTAACCACAGCACGGTTTGTCCTATCGGGCTGGAATCGCTAAATCAAATCCCAGGTAAAGAAGgccattttccccatttttatgtgtttcaatttagctttttatattttattctcttttatttaaaggtttTAATCTCTAAGTTCTACTATGCTGTTTATCCCACAtcatggactttttttttttgtctcatcgTGGGCTTTTATGATTGCTTATTTCTAATTCTGTCATGTTATTTACCATTGAAACTTTCTTGAAAATAGATGGGGGTTGGCCTTTTTCCCAGGAATAACCTGAAGTGTTGCCCAGTTTTCTTTGATGGCTTCACCTTCTTTGAATGACTTACATTTACTGTTCATGGGCTTTTGCCAATTTTTTGTTCAGTAGCGTAGAGACCTAAACCCAATAGCGCTTTCTTCATAGAATTCCCAGAATTTATGTCTGAGGTGGTTCTGAAGTATGGCAAAATACTGATTCTTGGTGATTTAAAAATTCATGTTGATGATCATTCCAATGCATTTGCatctgaatttttaaatgtgatagAATCGCTTAACTTGGCGCAATGTGTTTCAGTTCCCACTCATTATCAGGACTGTAATCGTGATCTCGTTTTGTCTCTTGGCTTTAACCTAAACAATGTACTCACAAAAgatatgtgtgtttctgatcaCCTAAATGTTATATGTGATGCGCATCTTTCAATTCCTATTAATCATCTGTGCTTCGTTTACTCTCACATCACTAGTTCAAGTAACTTCTGAATGGTTTCAAACTGTTTTTGCAACTTCTCACCTAGTCTCAATTTGCAGAGGATTTTGTTAATAAGTTTAGCACTCTAAGCCTGTCTACACTGGATGCAGTTGCACCATTCAGAACCAAGGCtatgggctctattttctggaatcaatgTCACACAGTGGATGGGCTCAGTCATTGAAACATGGCTGTTGAAAGTTGGTATTTTTGTGGCCAGAGGCATGGAGCACAGGCCAGTGCATGCTGTAGCGAGTAGAGAATATGGTGGATTGTGCTGAATATATTCATAGCTAATCAAATGACTGCCTTTAATTCCCTCTAAGGGCCATGTGCTGCTAATTTCAACGACTGTTCTTGGTGATTTACGGGAGATATTTGGTCTGAATGTTGAAGCCCTCTTTTCACCCAGCCAAAATGCTCATTCTCAACGTGTCATGTAACATATTTTGGTTAAtcattttgctcatttatttagtagtatgtcaagagaaaaaaatgatatattgaTTTGTGTGAATGTATTTCTCCAATGTCATAGCATTGGCTAGCGAAACTGGATCtatgtgaaaacacattttcaacgcgACTCTCTCAGTGAACATTTTGCGGCTGAAAAGGCTTATTAACGCTTGTGATAAAATATGATAGGTGCACAATGTTGGTTATGTGTTGATGCAATGGGCAGCATAATCAGGACCATCAAGATATACAAGAACGATGGAAACAGGggcaatatatatttgtatccaAGCAAAAACGGTGTTGCACCACagctggaaaatagagccctaaaCCTTACTCAAGCAATACCCCCTGGATCGATGATCATATAAGTTCCTTAAAAAAGCATTGTAGAAAGGCTGAGCGTAAATGGAAAGTCTCCAAGTTAAAACTTCATTACAGTCTTTTGAAGGATCTtatgcctaaatgtaaattcAATACCACTGATAGCATTGGAAAGGTGGTGTCAAAGCAGTTATTAGCTTTTATGAGTACTAataatttgtttgaaaaatcAAACTCGCTATTGTGCAATGCATAGCACTAAAACCTCTCTTCTTAAAATAACTAACAATCTCCTTTTAAATGCAGATAATGGTACTTTATCAGTACTGCTTTTATTGATCTCTGTGCAGCCTTTGATACGGTCGATCATACAATTTTAATTGACTGCCTTAGAGACTGGGTGGGCATTACAGTAAGTATACTGCGCTGAATTGGTTTGGTTCTTATCTCACTGGCAGACAGTTTTCAGTCCCTTTTGTTGAGTTTGTATCCTCTCTAACTCTCATTATATGTGGTGTCCCACAGGGGTCTATTCTGGGGCCAGTTGTGTTTTATATGCTCCTGCTTGGCCATATAATTTCtaaacataatatatattttcatttttatgttgatGACTCATAGCTTTACTTCTCAGTTAAGCATAACAAAATGGCAAGGTTACAGTAAGTTGCTCTTCATGACTTTGATTACTGGATGGCCCAAAATGTTCTGCAACTGAACAGAGATAAGactcaggttttatttattggtcCCAAGCTTGATTCTGAACTTCCTGTAATTTAAACTCTCTCACGCTGAATGTGAAGCCTGCCTCTTGGGGTTATTTTGATTCTCACCTAAATGTTGAGCCTCACATTAAAAAGGTATTGCAATCTTGCTACCATCAGCTCAGGAACCTAGCTAAGATTAGGCCATGTTCATCTTTTTCCAACTCTGAGAAAGTAATTTGTGCTTTTATCTCTTCTCGATTAGATTCCTGCAACTCTCTATATGCTGGTTTAAGTGGTCATGCACTCTCTAGGCTCCAGCCTGTTCAAAATTTAGCAGCAATAATTTTGTTTAAGAGCTGTAACATGACACACATCACCCCACTCCTTGCTGCACTCCATTGGCTtccacaaattttaaaaattgatttaaaaattgtattaattatttgtaaagCTTTGCATGGCCTGGCCCCGACCTTTGTCTCTGAGCTTTTAGTGCCCTGTAGTTCTGGGAGATTGTGATCTCCTTATTGTCCTGTGCTCCAGACTAAAAGCTAAAGGTGACAGATCCTTCTCCGCAAGGGCTCTAAGCTCTGGAATTCACTCCCTCTTAACATTAGAAAGGCAGAGACAGTTGGCAGTTTTAAGCcacttttgaaaacacattattttagaTTAATCTTTtgttgaattatattttcattttacattatttccattcttatttttatgtatttcaatATTCTCGTATCCTTTtcaatgctgtttgttttgctggttTAATTTTACTGTCATATGTTATTGGCacattttatccttttttattgttttggaaaGTGCCTTGAGCACCATGTTctgaaaaactttatttatgtaaataaagttattattattataggccTGATTTGTGAAGTGCAACATACTTCTTCAAAATCCGTTTTGTCGCCAGGgaaatttcagattttatggTTATTTCATGGTTTCTTCATTTTCGTGCATCGCAAATTCTTTGAATGCTTATGGAACAGAACCGTTTAAAATCTGTGCTGATGAGTTTAACATTGGTGAAGTTCACACACAGGAGGGGGGAGCTTTGCTGTCATAAATCACtagtcctttttttaaatcaaagacCACATTATTCCTCAGAttactttttaatatataatgcatatttttctggTATCTTTCCAGTTGGAAACATATGAGACACACCTAATATcacaaacaattttattttttatcaagtCCAGCTTTGTCAGAAAACCCATTTGAGCTGGATCAATCCAAACATTCTACTGTCTTTGTCAAATGTATGCTATTTACAtatcacacaaataaaatgtagttaTTACTCTTCTGTCACTACTGATGTTATCCCTCCACTTCCTACACAATGGCTGCTCTTAATGTGATAACTGTATATTAAATCACTAATGTTCTGTAACTTCTCTGATGCTAATTCGGCATGAAACGTTTCAAAAAATCAGAATAAGCCAATCATTTTTTCCCTTACCTATCCAGTGGTGTGATAATAACTTgccaaatgtgcacacacagcccagtaCCCTCTTGCTATAGACAATATCAATTAGTATCACAAAGGAATCATGATATGACTTACCTGGAAATTCACTCAAAGAATTTGTTCGGCAGTAGACAAATCCTGCAATGAGGAAATTAATCtgagcttgtttttgttttctagtCCCAAAGTGAAGTAAAAAGGGTGTCCAGTTCAGTGTCTGACAGTCCCGATTTAAAAACATCTGGTTTCCCCTCGTTTCCTTTGAACACTGGGCCGTCCAGTGGAAGTAGCATCACAAACTGGGTCTCAACTTCCCCCTCCTCCGCTCTGTCTCCTGGGActctcactttctgtttttatggTCCACCTTTCTCCTCACTTTCTCTGAAAGCTCCTTTACTGCTTCCTGTGGAGACACTGAATCAAGTATGGAAACAAATTCTGAACAACTTTGTGGAGCAAATCTCAATAAATAGCAGATGAAACCTGTCTCcattactgtaatttaaaaaatatttataaaaccaTAATTTAcaactaaacaaaataaacagtgctataattttgaatgcaaaatTAGTAGatcagctaaataaatgttcattttctgaactgaatgaatgttttattcagaATTCTCCATGTATAcgtagaaaaaaatgtatacatccAATGTGTGGTTTCTGAAAGTTATCCTCTTTCTCATACTCTTATTTAACTCATACACTCTATGCTTTGAGAATATGCGCTGGCCAACTGGAACCTGACCATACCCATTTCCCCATTAGTTCTCTCTGTGTGGATTTCATATTGTATCAATGACATGAGCTCTCCATTGTggaacagcaacagcaaaaaaacaaatctctg is from Anguilla anguilla isolate fAngAng1 chromosome 9, fAngAng1.pri, whole genome shotgun sequence and encodes:
- the LOC118235851 gene encoding matrix-remodeling-associated protein 5-like; protein product: MVVIGTSHLRAVALLPLLLALPLMTRACPRSCSCSAPREVLCTFSHLTSVPPSIPRDTKHLNLGFNHIQTLNGSEFTGLRSLGMLMLHGNDIQSLPLRAFYNLRSLWILKLSHNKLRNITRGIFEGLSSLVRLHLDHNSIEFIEPFSFSGLTSLALLNLEGNQLRDLHARTFVTLSFLGSFWGSSLRYLYLSDNQLGYLLPGTLQNLNKLEALTVHGNPWACDCNLQWLLLWNTKNKGVIKCRKEGEIGTSVNCAMCSSPQSLNNNQVFQLATSELSCDRPTLNSPLKLRESNVWLDTDSDIPYIKDLEPPLGHLTLMLSDSHSNMAYVDCVVKHQAEGSTMSWQNLKSPSQVALNVTLMSFLECEINRDDLQQLWRLVAYYYERPAILKQGLRQENASRTTFQYSQVASEDSPYFTDLKGYLSAEPTWLLQPLVTLQLNRRKTTSKTLVLNFSTFISKQISIWDRQRVTKYNWAFVHRGAPGKVHTVLEGSDVSLDCKVSSFGQASVEWMLPDLSTLTTAHARIVISEEDKLVIHKVSPSDSGLYHCLVRSEADVDIVSFRVFVRERVLSPDHINGKEISLDSGESVTLPCSMSSVEPSDMAWYLPTNTILWPSSPEGRIKMLSNGSLVIINATYKDDGIYSCLAVNLYGVDMLSHRVVIRGKINPEQLSAGGTSRKPKKGGTSETGKRIVDEGSGCPETECSHVLDGHDSSWLRANKSNEDSLKSVLESSVSSEVKAGHPWVLQRHIQGKVTVPPTDWPHPKHVPRWSSFESSQEHTSFPKRYWNNLSPEGQDAGVTVPQGITVLPSNIFLLSARSVSPKGRTPTPPTFQPPNTGALSKIKDFAWFSRLRNRYRQHKLDVYRLSQARKIITTEPNMKFLNPQPQPAPTALYNSAVTQAYSLLATNQTHSAIQYDSQRHYSHQGQQKLNNIPPSPRLMESGMKPKISSLNTDSLSAFIETDVSLPCEWSGVPRPTLSWTRVQTGASIEASTKNGERFKVLSNGTLVIKNVQLQDKGQYICTAKNAFGSDQQVITLLVITQPPKIVPPKSTYMLVHLGHPINLDCVAEGKPQAQISWILPNGKTIWGRGLLDDTVSVLTNGTLRIEAANLSSKGQYKCIASSTAGADTLTYHIHAVASSPTINEEATEDIVLRTGTNAYIHCTAKGEPKPTIEWIIPDEEKSKAFPFIRGRVSVFSNGTLLVRNISLTDSGTYQCSATNQAGVTKRVVKLEVKQDKASTEEPLPQQQGITAIYGSTLYLHCSGFTTSQHGAVWRLPSGMFLDYSNSSGGPITAFPNSTLKIQQLTEKDAGSYLCLFRTSRDQDFKLFQVEVLMMPPKIKRLAAVHKRVAYGDSFQIDCLASGFPAPEVSWSLPEGTVVDSTLQHEDKWVMSPRFMVFGNGTLLLMQIGKGDEGDYTCKARNRFGQDVMKVRIHLLPDSPRILSKDEVSIWGVLGEPVHIRCQAIGEPTPTITWFSPSNATITTSSIRYQILGDGTLIIRKVGLADRGNYACVAKSLSGYDVKKVHLEVKGGAPRINRQVGRAAVKVSAVFNQTLLLDCKAEGLPEPRVTWTTSYGINLPTPYLGGRFQVYGNGSLELHTLRKTDEGLYVCLAQNSLGAARLEVDLQVKSLTEKPSFSKANTEVMSFKPGSAEVTLGCYASGKPTPEIVWVLPNSTMLTAGARLQRFHHIPGGGLLRILQPGNGDMGVYRCLANNTAGRAEKRFALEPGWKPQIQGKPMAVRLSFGQNLNLPCSVDAWPQAAISWTLPNSRVLRIPQAIGRLAYLRNGTLELSEAAIVDRGTYTCKATNAFGSSALSHTVTVTVHPPRITNAFPSVIVVNRGATARLSCRAVGIPKPDISWTLPGSTSLTPTGPVTTQNGMHVTADGSLVIQNPMLTNSGIYKCNARSAVGMDFKATYLQVL